In Nocardia asteroides, a single genomic region encodes these proteins:
- a CDS encoding ABC transporter ATP-binding protein, giving the protein MTFGRGALLAGAEEPAGRDSRTLRTGLTMMLRGCRDRPLAAAIAVGCALINAVCMVLAAKAVGWATDHVVLPSFRDDHFPVGAALLAAGFVLGVSLLRIVTIIGRGVATGIVQFGGEAADRRAVVAQYLRLGVSWHRRRPSGQLVSGVVSDVETAWDPMQHFPFATGMAVMLLLVLADIALVDGWLALVAAVLIPLVFGANLLYQRVLAPRARDAQRHRAELSGLAHEAVAGRQVVRTLGITDREIARFAATADESRAANRRMGDAGAVFDPAIELMPPLAALVILAVGVARVQDGLLGVGALVEVVYLLITTAIPLNVIARFLGVLPLGVAGHTRVRRVLTATERPAAGQQRLPEQPGGVGLEVADAWFGYGERAAAVRELTLAVRPGAVVAVVGATGTGKSTLLGLLAHLLETDRGAVALGGVDTRLLAPEAVRRRTALVTQNAFLFADTVRANVTLGADGPVRHALEVAGAAGFVAALPDGADTELSDTAQLSGGQRQRIALARAVFRRPGLLLLDDATSALDPLVERAVIEALRAEYAGDERRTTVVLVGHRAATIALADTVVFLAGGRIVAQGTHAELLESEPGYRALLGAYDTAEVLG; this is encoded by the coding sequence ATGACATTCGGGAGGGGCGCGCTGCTCGCCGGCGCCGAGGAACCGGCGGGCCGGGATTCCCGGACCCTGCGCACCGGGCTGACCATGATGCTGCGCGGCTGCCGGGACCGGCCGCTCGCCGCGGCGATCGCCGTCGGCTGCGCGCTGATCAACGCGGTGTGCATGGTGCTCGCGGCCAAGGCGGTGGGCTGGGCCACCGACCACGTGGTGCTGCCGAGCTTCCGCGACGACCACTTCCCGGTGGGCGCGGCGCTGCTGGCCGCGGGGTTCGTGCTCGGGGTGTCGCTGCTGCGGATCGTCACCATCATCGGGCGCGGGGTCGCCACCGGGATCGTGCAGTTCGGCGGTGAGGCCGCCGACCGGAGGGCCGTGGTGGCGCAGTACCTGCGGCTCGGGGTCTCCTGGCACCGGCGGCGGCCGTCGGGGCAGCTGGTCTCCGGCGTGGTCTCGGATGTGGAGACCGCGTGGGATCCCATGCAGCACTTCCCCTTCGCCACCGGCATGGCGGTGATGCTGCTGCTGGTCCTCGCCGACATCGCGCTGGTGGACGGCTGGCTGGCGCTGGTCGCCGCGGTGCTGATCCCGCTGGTGTTCGGCGCCAACCTGCTCTACCAGCGGGTCCTCGCACCGCGGGCGCGCGACGCGCAGCGGCACCGCGCGGAGCTCAGCGGGCTGGCGCACGAGGCGGTGGCCGGGCGGCAGGTGGTGCGCACGCTCGGCATCACCGATCGGGAGATCGCGCGGTTCGCCGCGACCGCCGACGAATCCCGCGCCGCCAACCGGCGCATGGGCGACGCGGGCGCGGTCTTCGACCCGGCCATCGAGCTCATGCCGCCGCTGGCCGCGCTGGTCATCCTCGCGGTCGGGGTGGCGCGGGTGCAGGACGGGCTGCTCGGGGTCGGCGCCCTGGTCGAGGTGGTCTACCTGCTCATCACCACCGCCATCCCGCTGAACGTGATCGCGCGGTTCCTCGGCGTGCTCCCGCTCGGCGTCGCCGGGCACACCAGGGTGCGGCGGGTGCTCACCGCCACCGAGCGTCCGGCGGCCGGGCAGCAGCGGCTGCCGGAGCAGCCCGGCGGCGTCGGGCTGGAGGTGGCGGACGCCTGGTTCGGCTACGGCGAGCGCGCGGCCGCGGTCCGCGAACTGACCCTAGCGGTGCGCCCCGGCGCGGTCGTCGCCGTGGTCGGGGCGACCGGGACGGGCAAGAGCACGCTGCTCGGCCTGCTCGCGCACCTGCTGGAGACCGACCGCGGCGCCGTCGCGCTCGGCGGCGTCGACACCAGGTTGCTCGCGCCGGAGGCGGTGCGCCGCCGGACCGCGCTGGTCACCCAGAACGCCTTCCTCTTCGCCGACACCGTGCGCGCCAACGTCACGCTCGGCGCGGACGGCCCGGTGCGGCACGCGCTGGAGGTGGCCGGCGCGGCCGGGTTCGTCGCGGCGCTGCCGGACGGCGCCGACACCGAGCTCTCCGACACCGCGCAGCTCTCCGGCGGGCAGCGGCAGCGGATCGCGCTGGCCCGCGCCGTCTTCCGGCGGCCGGGGCTGCTCCTGCTCGACGACGCCACCTCCGCGCTGGACCCGCTGGTGGAGCGGGCCGTGATCGAGGCACTGCGCGCCGAGTACGCCGGCGACGAGCGGCGGACGACGGTGGTGCTGGTCGGGCACCGGGCCGCCACCATCGCGCTCGCCGACACCGTCGTGTTCCTGGCGGGCGGGCGGATCGTCGCGCAGGGCACGCACGCCGAGCTGCTCGAATCCGAACCGGGGTACCGGGCGCTGCTCGGCGCCTACGACACCGCGGAGGTGCTGGGATGA
- a CDS encoding ABC transporter ATP-binding protein, translated as MSRAESSPGGTAAQRYGTAALLRRVRRDTVVSRRTLAAILAAAAVAASGRIVIPVTIQYALDHALLANVDAATRDEVVTRAVGVGVIAVLLAMLSSAVVNFQLVGTVERALRDLRVAAFARILRLSPADPRADSAGSLVARVTNDVDVVTLYAQAGGITLVQNISQMLLALVVMAVYSWPLALLVLAIGALVPVGGRLLQRWVSRRFDAVRSAVGDLYAVLLELLAGIDTIRGYGIEERMRARADAGIDAVWATQRRTLWPMGFNVSVGEVASGLITASVLVAGTAAGVGVFGAELGLSAGDIVAFLFLVTFFVRPMQFAVASLADARNAEAGLRRVVEILDLPVEEARAGVALPAGPPAVHLGDVGFEYVAGRPALRAVSVRLAPGEHVAVVGETGSGKSTFAKLVTRQLLPTSGVLTLWGADLTAITDEALTRRVAIVPQDAFLFDRTVGENIALGRAGASADAVREVLERLGLADWVAGLPDGLDTPVGQRGEALSAGERQLVALARTALVNPDLLVLDEATSGVDAGTDVRVQHALARLTRGRTTLTIAHRMHTAETADRVLLFHDGRIAEDGTHDDLIASGGRYARLHDVWARTSVTSRVPG; from the coding sequence ATGAGCCGGGCCGAGAGCTCACCGGGCGGCACCGCCGCGCAGCGCTACGGCACCGCGGCCCTGCTGCGCCGGGTGCGCCGCGACACCGTCGTCTCCCGCCGCACGCTCGCCGCGATCCTCGCCGCCGCGGCCGTCGCCGCCTCCGGCCGCATCGTCATCCCGGTGACCATCCAGTACGCCCTCGACCACGCCCTGCTCGCGAACGTCGACGCCGCCACCCGCGACGAGGTGGTCACGCGGGCCGTCGGCGTCGGCGTGATCGCGGTGCTGCTCGCGATGCTGAGCTCGGCCGTCGTGAACTTCCAGCTGGTCGGCACCGTGGAGCGGGCGCTGCGGGACCTCCGGGTGGCCGCCTTCGCCCGCATCCTGCGGCTCTCCCCCGCCGACCCGCGCGCCGACTCGGCGGGCTCGCTGGTGGCCAGGGTGACCAACGATGTCGACGTGGTCACGCTCTACGCCCAGGCGGGCGGGATCACGCTGGTGCAGAACATCTCCCAGATGCTGCTGGCGCTGGTCGTGATGGCGGTCTACTCCTGGCCGCTGGCGCTGCTGGTCCTGGCGATCGGCGCCCTGGTGCCGGTCGGCGGGCGGCTGCTGCAACGCTGGGTGTCGCGCCGCTTCGACGCAGTGCGCAGCGCCGTCGGCGACCTCTATGCGGTGCTGCTCGAGCTGCTGGCCGGGATCGACACGATCCGCGGCTACGGCATCGAGGAGCGGATGCGGGCCCGCGCCGACGCCGGGATCGACGCGGTCTGGGCAACGCAGCGCCGGACGCTGTGGCCGATGGGGTTCAACGTCTCGGTCGGCGAGGTGGCGAGCGGGCTGATCACCGCCTCGGTGCTTGTGGCGGGCACCGCCGCCGGGGTCGGGGTGTTCGGCGCCGAGCTGGGGCTGAGCGCGGGCGACATCGTCGCCTTCCTCTTCCTGGTGACCTTCTTCGTGCGGCCCATGCAGTTCGCGGTCGCCAGCCTGGCCGACGCGCGCAACGCCGAGGCCGGGCTGCGCCGGGTGGTCGAGATCCTGGACCTGCCGGTCGAGGAGGCGCGCGCCGGGGTCGCGCTGCCCGCCGGGCCGCCCGCGGTGCACCTCGGCGACGTCGGCTTCGAGTACGTGGCGGGCAGGCCCGCGCTGCGTGCGGTGAGCGTGCGGCTGGCGCCGGGCGAGCACGTCGCCGTCGTCGGCGAGACCGGCTCCGGCAAGAGCACCTTCGCCAAACTCGTGACCAGGCAGCTGCTGCCGACCAGCGGCGTGCTCACGCTCTGGGGCGCCGACCTCACCGCGATCACCGACGAGGCGCTCACCCGCCGGGTCGCCATCGTCCCGCAGGACGCCTTCCTCTTCGACCGCACCGTCGGCGAGAACATCGCGCTCGGCCGCGCGGGCGCCTCCGCCGACGCGGTGCGCGAGGTGCTGGAGCGGCTCGGCCTCGCCGACTGGGTCGCCGGGCTGCCCGACGGCCTCGACACCCCGGTCGGCCAGCGCGGCGAGGCGCTCTCCGCGGGCGAGCGCCAGCTGGTGGCGCTGGCCAGGACCGCGCTGGTGAACCCGGACCTGCTCGTGCTGGACGAGGCGACCAGCGGCGTCGACGCGGGCACCGACGTCCGGGTGCAGCACGCGCTGGCCCGGCTCACCCGCGGCCGCACCACCCTCACCATCGCGCACCGCATGCACACCGCCGAGACCGCGGACCGGGTGCTGCTCTTCCACGACGGCCGGATCGCCGAGGACGGTACGCACGACGACCTGATCGCGAGCGGCGGCCGCTACGCCCGGTTGCACGACGTCTGGGCCCGTACATCCGTGACCAGCCGGGTTCCCGGCTAG
- a CDS encoding NtaA/DmoA family FMN-dependent monooxygenase (This protein belongs to a clade of FMN-dependent monooxygenases, within a broader family of flavin-dependent oxidoreductases, the luciferase-like monooxygenase (LMM) family, some of whose members use coenzyme F420 rather than FMN.): MPRRLHLDVGVNSTGYHGNSWLAPDAAWDRWVSFEHYVAVAELARGAGFDAVFLSDHPALQRAPGNRPLHSLDPIVLCTALAARVPDIGFVITASSSYNSPYNLARRLASLDHISGGRVIWNVVSSFNPDIAANFGAEPLPGRAERYRRADEFVEVVKELWRSWDHDAGTAPAALGDQLWTGENARTIDHHGEFFDVRGPLNVPLGPQGYPLIAQAGASDAGIDLAGKHADLLYAALLGKDAARTYRDRVCARAVAHGRDPEAIRLLPGLVPIVAPTRAEALRRHEELNGHSSEESFLRAFADRYGIPFDPDAVLIPELFLADDDQQSPVGFTRSLHDLVASERITLRDIVRRVEGGHRLVLGTPAEVAEQILDWWREGVVDGYTVQPPTLPHDLEVFVRDVIPLLRDAGALADGYPESTVRARFGLPEVVVPVTTG; the protein is encoded by the coding sequence ATGCCCCGCAGACTGCACCTCGACGTCGGCGTGAACAGCACCGGCTACCACGGCAACTCGTGGCTCGCGCCGGACGCCGCCTGGGACCGCTGGGTCTCGTTCGAGCACTACGTGGCGGTGGCCGAGCTCGCGCGCGGCGCCGGCTTCGACGCCGTCTTCCTCTCCGACCACCCCGCGCTGCAGCGCGCCCCCGGCAACCGGCCGCTGCACAGCCTCGACCCGATCGTGCTCTGCACCGCGCTCGCCGCGCGGGTGCCCGACATCGGCTTCGTGATCACCGCCTCCAGCTCCTACAACTCGCCCTACAACCTGGCGCGGCGGCTGGCCAGCCTGGACCACATCTCCGGCGGGCGGGTGATCTGGAACGTGGTCTCCAGCTTCAACCCCGACATCGCCGCCAACTTCGGCGCCGAGCCCCTGCCCGGGCGGGCCGAAAGATACCGGCGGGCCGACGAATTCGTCGAGGTCGTCAAGGAGCTGTGGCGCAGCTGGGACCACGACGCGGGCACCGCCCCCGCCGCGCTCGGCGACCAGCTGTGGACCGGGGAGAACGCCCGCACCATCGACCACCACGGCGAGTTCTTCGACGTGCGCGGGCCGCTGAACGTGCCGCTCGGGCCCCAGGGGTATCCGCTCATCGCCCAGGCCGGGGCCTCCGACGCCGGGATCGACCTGGCCGGGAAGCACGCCGACCTGCTCTACGCCGCGCTGCTCGGCAAGGACGCGGCACGCACCTACCGCGACCGGGTGTGCGCCCGCGCCGTCGCGCACGGCCGCGACCCCGAGGCGATCCGCCTGCTCCCCGGGCTCGTCCCCATCGTCGCGCCGACCCGCGCGGAGGCGCTGCGCAGGCACGAGGAGCTCAACGGGCACTCCTCTGAGGAGTCCTTCCTGCGCGCCTTCGCCGACCGGTACGGAATCCCCTTCGACCCGGACGCCGTCCTCATCCCCGAACTCTTCCTCGCCGACGACGACCAGCAGTCCCCCGTCGGGTTCACCCGGTCGCTGCACGATCTGGTCGCGAGCGAGCGTATTACGCTGCGCGATATCGTCCGCCGGGTCGAGGGCGGGCACCGTCTCGTCCTCGGTACCCCCGCCGAGGTTGCCGAGCAGATTCTGGACTGGTGGCGGGAAGGTGTCGTCGACGGTTACACCGTCCAGCCGCCGACGCTGCCGCACGATCTCGAGGTCTTCGTCCGCGACGTGATCCCGCTGCTCCGCGATGCGGGAGCGCTGGCGGATGGCTATCCGGAGTCGACGGTCCGCGCCCGCTTCGGGCTGCCCGAGGTCGTGGTCCCGGTGACGACCGGCTGA
- a CDS encoding cutinase family protein: protein MTPTTTGAALLAAVLTGAGIALTAPAAAAAPGCGDAELIMARGTDYSQPVAATWASVDDPTVGRPLDAAVRGARPELHFTLYNVSYPADTTGPRSRAIGAVDLVAHLVVRAAECPATRFVLAGYSQGAEVVSNALGMGSDDFPATAVVPPPLAPRIAALLLFASPIHVYNTAIPEPYAARTAQYCVPQDPVCNPASALPPDAGYGAHTRYGEAVTAAAVFAAERL from the coding sequence ATGACCCCGACGACGACCGGCGCCGCCCTGCTGGCAGCCGTCCTGACCGGCGCCGGAATCGCGCTCACCGCCCCGGCGGCCGCGGCCGCGCCCGGCTGCGGCGACGCCGAGCTGATCATGGCGCGCGGCACCGACTACTCGCAGCCGGTCGCCGCCACCTGGGCATCCGTGGACGACCCGACGGTCGGGCGCCCGCTCGACGCCGCCGTCCGCGGTGCCCGCCCCGAGCTGCACTTCACCCTCTACAACGTGTCCTACCCCGCCGACACGACCGGCCCGCGCTCCCGCGCGATCGGCGCCGTCGACCTGGTCGCGCACCTGGTCGTCCGCGCCGCCGAGTGCCCGGCCACGCGGTTCGTGCTCGCCGGGTACTCGCAGGGCGCCGAGGTGGTCTCCAACGCGCTCGGCATGGGCAGCGACGACTTCCCGGCCACCGCCGTCGTCCCGCCCCCGCTCGCCCCGCGGATCGCCGCGCTGCTGCTGTTCGCCAGCCCGATCCACGTCTACAACACCGCCATCCCGGAGCCCTACGCCGCCCGCACCGCGCAGTACTGCGTACCGCAGGACCCGGTCTGCAACCCTGCATCCGCGCTGCCCCCCGATGCCGGGTACGGGGCGCACACCCGCTACGGCGAAGCCGTTACCGCCGCAGCCGTTTTCGCGGCGGAGCGGCTCTAG
- a CDS encoding alpha/beta hydrolase, which yields MTALPGRLLGGPVALLGAVRARLDPSAFHPELRLHARLLPGRPVTALTLPLMRRLSDLIPEGRAEVVEIGEHVSVRVHRPTLAAAPGPALLWIHGGGYVIGSARQNDRLCRTFANELNAVVAAVEYRLAPEHPYPAALDDCYDALQWLGAQPEIDPERIAVAGASAGGGLAAALAFAARDRGGVRPVLQVLSYPMLDDRSTGTELETGTFRLWNTAANRFGWRAYLRGADPVAAVPARRTDLAGLAPAWIGVGTLDLFHAEDLAYAERLRAAGVEVRVLEVPGAFHGFDEVAADTGVARDYLAAQVVSLRAALTA from the coding sequence ATGACGGCGCTACCCGGACGGTTGCTCGGCGGCCCGGTCGCCCTGCTCGGCGCGGTGCGCGCCCGGCTCGACCCCTCCGCCTTCCACCCGGAGCTGCGGCTGCACGCACGGCTGCTGCCGGGCAGGCCGGTCACCGCGCTGACCCTGCCGCTGATGCGCAGGCTCAGCGACCTCATCCCGGAGGGGCGGGCGGAGGTCGTCGAGATCGGCGAGCACGTGTCGGTGCGGGTGCATCGCCCCACGCTCGCGGCGGCGCCGGGGCCCGCGCTGCTCTGGATCCACGGCGGCGGTTACGTCATCGGCTCCGCGCGCCAGAACGACCGCCTCTGCCGGACCTTCGCGAACGAACTGAACGCGGTGGTCGCGGCGGTGGAGTACCGGCTCGCCCCGGAGCACCCCTACCCCGCCGCGCTCGACGACTGCTACGACGCGCTGCAGTGGCTCGGCGCGCAGCCGGAGATCGACCCGGAGCGGATCGCCGTCGCGGGCGCCAGCGCCGGTGGCGGGCTCGCCGCCGCGCTCGCCTTCGCCGCGCGTGACCGCGGCGGGGTGCGACCGGTGCTCCAGGTGCTCTCCTACCCCATGCTGGACGACCGCTCCACCGGCACCGAGCTGGAGACCGGCACCTTCCGGCTGTGGAACACCGCCGCCAACCGCTTCGGCTGGCGGGCCTACCTACGCGGCGCCGACCCGGTCGCCGCCGTGCCCGCGCGCCGCACCGACCTGGCCGGGCTCGCCCCGGCCTGGATCGGCGTCGGCACCCTCGACCTCTTCCACGCCGAGGATCTCGCCTACGCCGAGCGGCTGCGCGCGGCCGGGGTCGAGGTGCGGGTGCTCGAGGTGCCCGGCGCCTTCCACGGCTTCGACGAGGTGGCCGCCGACACCGGGGTGGCCCGTGATTACCTCGCCGCCCAGGTTGTTTCGCTGCGCGCCGCGCTGACCGCCTGA
- a CDS encoding isochorismatase family cysteine hydrolase: MSDGEVREHAWRIEEREYRRHEERRGRRFAYPVLDPARTALVVIDMVPFHVAGNPYCRGIVGRVAELAARLRTAGGTVAWVVPAARPPLPHAVEFFGAETAASYACSGGTGPSVERLWPGLGAEPGDLYAEKSAYSAFFPGRSDLPERLAARGIDTVLIAGTVTNVCCESSARDAGTLGYRVILLADGTAARRDADHNATLHVVYRSFGDVRACAEIAALLDQAVSAARSETTWAAR, from the coding sequence ATGAGCGATGGGGAGGTTCGCGAACACGCCTGGCGCATCGAGGAGCGGGAGTACCGCAGGCACGAGGAGCGGCGCGGGCGGCGGTTCGCCTACCCGGTGCTCGACCCGGCGCGGACCGCGCTGGTGGTGATCGACATGGTGCCCTTCCACGTCGCGGGCAACCCGTACTGCCGCGGCATCGTCGGCCGCGTCGCCGAGCTCGCCGCCCGGCTGCGTACCGCGGGCGGGACCGTGGCCTGGGTGGTCCCCGCCGCGCGACCCCCGCTCCCGCACGCCGTCGAGTTCTTCGGCGCCGAGACGGCGGCGAGCTACGCCTGCTCCGGCGGCACCGGCCCGTCGGTGGAGCGGCTCTGGCCGGGGCTCGGCGCCGAGCCCGGCGACCTCTACGCGGAGAAATCCGCCTACAGCGCCTTCTTCCCCGGCCGCAGCGACCTGCCGGAGCGGCTGGCCGCGCGCGGCATCGACACCGTGCTCATCGCCGGCACCGTCACCAATGTCTGCTGCGAGTCGTCGGCGCGGGACGCGGGCACCCTCGGCTATCGGGTGATCCTGCTCGCCGACGGCACCGCCGCACGCCGCGACGCCGACCACAACGCCACCCTGCACGTGGTCTACCGCTCGTTCGGCGACGTCAGGGCCTGCGCCGAGATCGCGGCGCTGCTCGATCAGGCGGTCAGCGCGGCGCGCAGCGAAACAACCTGGGCGGCGAGGTAA
- a CDS encoding AAA family ATPase, with product MTTEIVLITGAMAAGKSTVAELLARSLPRAAHVRGDTFRRWIVSGRAEPEPPLGAEAEAQLALRQQLAAEVARGYANAGITPVLQDLYPGPALARMRTLLTGHPLRVVVLLPDPETLAVRDAARAKTGYRGWSPAEFDREFRERTPHIGLRLDTTAQTPEQTVAAIHARWADALV from the coding sequence ATGACTACGGAGATCGTCCTGATCACCGGCGCCATGGCGGCCGGGAAGTCCACCGTGGCCGAGCTGCTGGCCCGCTCGCTCCCGCGCGCCGCACACGTGCGCGGCGACACCTTCCGCCGCTGGATCGTGAGCGGGCGCGCCGAGCCCGAGCCACCGCTCGGTGCGGAGGCCGAGGCCCAGCTGGCCCTGCGGCAGCAACTCGCCGCCGAGGTCGCGCGCGGCTACGCGAACGCCGGGATCACCCCGGTACTCCAGGACCTCTACCCCGGCCCCGCGCTGGCGCGGATGCGCACCCTGCTCACCGGCCACCCGCTGCGCGTCGTCGTGCTGCTGCCCGACCCGGAGACCCTCGCCGTCCGCGACGCCGCCCGCGCCAAGACCGGCTACCGCGGCTGGTCCCCCGCCGAATTCGACCGTGAGTTCCGCGAGCGCACCCCGCACATCGGCCTCCGCCTCGACACCACCGCGCAGACCCCGGAGCAGACCGTCGCCGCCATCCACGCCCGCTGGGCAGACGCCCTCGTCTGA
- a CDS encoding UBP-type zinc finger domain-containing protein: MSETSPIDPAAPPSGTGCLECERDGGWWFHLRRCAACGHIGCCDTSPSQHATAHAGATGHPLITSFEPGEDWYYDYRDEQMYEGPSLAPPESKPADQPAPGPADRVPANWRQLLH; encoded by the coding sequence GTGAGCGAAACCTCTCCGATCGACCCCGCGGCGCCGCCGAGCGGCACCGGCTGCCTGGAGTGCGAGCGCGACGGCGGCTGGTGGTTCCACCTGCGCCGCTGCGCCGCCTGCGGCCACATCGGCTGCTGCGACACCTCGCCCAGCCAGCACGCCACCGCGCACGCGGGCGCCACCGGCCACCCGCTGATCACCAGCTTCGAGCCCGGCGAGGACTGGTACTACGACTACCGCGACGAGCAGATGTACGAGGGCCCCTCGCTCGCACCCCCGGAGAGCAAACCGGCCGATCAGCCCGCACCCGGCCCGGCCGACCGGGTCCCGGCGAACTGGCGTCAGCTGCTGCACTGA
- a CDS encoding LGFP repeat-containing protein: protein MRATRVTTTAALAALLLAAGTQAAGARPVGPFEVGGAIEVEFDGAGGVDALGDPTGPEQDAARGGKWQGFARNAAVYWSEATGAQAVTGPIREKWGQFGSEGGFLGYPATREAATPGGAGRFAHFQGGSVYWSVGTAAHQVSGSIRDKWGSYGWEGGALGFPVTDEQAGARGGKYNLFNGGAIYWASASGAHVVWGALREKWVAAGGDGGRYGYPTSDEYDFGDGKAQDFQGGRITWEP, encoded by the coding sequence ATGCGAGCGACCAGGGTGACGACGACGGCCGCGCTGGCGGCACTGCTGCTGGCGGCGGGGACGCAGGCGGCGGGGGCGCGGCCGGTGGGCCCGTTCGAGGTCGGCGGGGCGATCGAGGTCGAGTTCGACGGGGCGGGCGGGGTGGACGCGCTGGGTGATCCGACCGGGCCGGAGCAGGACGCGGCGCGCGGCGGCAAGTGGCAGGGGTTCGCGCGCAATGCCGCGGTCTACTGGTCCGAGGCCACCGGCGCGCAGGCGGTGACCGGGCCGATCCGGGAGAAGTGGGGCCAGTTCGGCTCGGAGGGCGGTTTCCTCGGCTACCCGGCCACCCGCGAGGCCGCGACCCCGGGCGGTGCCGGGCGGTTCGCGCACTTCCAGGGCGGCTCGGTGTACTGGTCGGTCGGCACCGCGGCGCACCAGGTGAGCGGCTCGATCCGGGACAAGTGGGGCAGTTACGGCTGGGAGGGCGGCGCGCTCGGTTTCCCGGTCACCGACGAGCAGGCGGGCGCCCGCGGCGGCAAGTACAACCTGTTCAACGGCGGCGCGATCTACTGGGCCTCGGCCTCCGGCGCGCACGTGGTGTGGGGCGCGCTGCGCGAGAAGTGGGTGGCGGCAGGCGGCGACGGCGGCCGCTACGGCTACCCGACCAGCGACGAGTACGACTTCGGCGACGGCAAGGCCCAGGACTTCCAGGGCGGCCGGATCACCTGGGAGCCCTGA
- a CDS encoding DUF305 domain-containing protein has product MDRRSVVAGAALVALAALLVTLGAAVRPLFVSDDVPEREILNTTEIAFLQDMTAHHEQALLMVQSLDPGVSPVIARLARQIDDVQRVELGTMLGWLRLANTLPSNPRPMAWLHETGTGHHGAPVADAQPVDTSMGMATRAELDALAAARGRDAEVVFLRLVQRHHYGGVAMARGADALLTAGPVKQAAREMVTEQTKEIGMIGLLLAQYG; this is encoded by the coding sequence GTGGACCGCCGCTCCGTCGTCGCAGGCGCCGCGCTCGTCGCGCTGGCTGCCCTGCTGGTGACGCTGGGCGCAGCCGTCCGCCCGCTCTTCGTCTCGGACGATGTGCCGGAGCGGGAGATCCTTAACACGACCGAGATCGCCTTCCTGCAGGACATGACGGCGCACCACGAGCAGGCGCTGCTCATGGTCCAGTCCCTCGATCCCGGCGTCTCGCCGGTGATCGCCCGGCTCGCCCGGCAGATCGACGACGTGCAGCGGGTCGAGCTCGGCACCATGCTCGGCTGGCTGCGGCTGGCGAACACCCTGCCGAGCAATCCGCGGCCGATGGCGTGGCTGCACGAGACCGGCACCGGTCACCACGGCGCCCCGGTCGCCGATGCCCAGCCGGTCGACACCTCGATGGGCATGGCGACCCGCGCCGAGCTCGACGCGCTCGCCGCCGCCCGCGGCCGCGACGCCGAGGTCGTTTTCCTGCGGCTCGTGCAGCGCCACCACTACGGCGGCGTCGCCATGGCCCGCGGCGCCGACGCCCTGCTCACCGCGGGGCCGGTCAAGCAGGCGGCGCGGGAGATGGTCACCGAGCAGACCAAGGAGATCGGCATGATCGGGCTGCTGCTCGCGCAGTACGGCTGA
- a CDS encoding GNAT family N-acetyltransferase, with translation MTAVRTATIRGARRTEVAAVAELLAAAMFDDPLSRWLHPVPEWRGAELRGSFELEIERVCRPALGAHVLVDPDGALLAAALWTPLPYRLSWLQQARLRTALRGLHGERDLYLQHVSTATFTAAPHRPHWHLLAIGTDPAARGQGHGRALLDFGIARADAEGLPTHLETTEPARIGFYARAGYRIAAEVDLPYGGPRSTIFCREAS, from the coding sequence GTGACCGCGGTGCGCACCGCCACCATCCGCGGCGCCCGCCGCACCGAGGTGGCCGCCGTCGCGGAGCTGCTCGCCGCCGCCATGTTCGACGATCCGCTCTCCCGCTGGCTGCACCCGGTCCCCGAGTGGCGCGGCGCCGAGCTGCGCGGCTCCTTCGAGCTGGAGATCGAGCGGGTGTGCAGGCCCGCGCTCGGCGCGCACGTGCTCGTCGACCCGGACGGCGCGCTGCTCGCCGCCGCGCTCTGGACCCCGCTGCCGTATCGGCTCTCCTGGCTCCAGCAGGCCCGGCTGCGCACCGCGCTGCGCGGGCTGCACGGCGAGCGCGACCTCTACCTGCAGCACGTCAGTACCGCCACCTTCACCGCGGCCCCGCATCGCCCGCACTGGCACCTGCTCGCCATCGGCACCGATCCCGCCGCCCGCGGGCAGGGCCACGGCCGCGCCCTGCTCGACTTCGGCATCGCCCGCGCCGACGCCGAGGGGCTCCCCACGCACCTGGAGACCACCGAACCGGCCCGGATCGGCTTCTACGCGCGGGCCGGGTACCGGATCGCCGCCGAGGTCGACCTGCCCTACGGCGGCCCGCGCTCGACCATCTTCTGCCGCGAGGCGAGCTGA